In Dryobates pubescens isolate bDryPub1 chromosome 12, bDryPub1.pri, whole genome shotgun sequence, one genomic interval encodes:
- the NR0B1 gene encoding nuclear receptor subfamily 0 group B member 1, with protein MACMERCRCCSDGRRHSSILYNILRSEERAASPPGPRRGRASRGCPCGSRRRVALRSPQVACKAASAVLVKTLRFVQNVPCFQELPLEEQLLLVRSCWAPLLVLGLAQDRVHFETVESAEPSMLQRILTTRRQGEQPQPRGPAAGRLHDGPGGDSGSHLPSAAEIQAIKGFLAKCWSLDISTKEYAYLKGTVLFNPDLPGLQCTQYIEGLQREAQQALNEHVRLIHRDDEARFAKLNVVLSLLRSINANVIAELFFRPIIGSVNMDDMLLEMLCAKL; from the exons ATGGCGTGCATGGagcgctgccgctgctgctcGGACGGCAGGCGGCACAGCAGCATTCTCTACAACATCCTCAGGAGCGAGGAGCGGGCGGCCTCGCCGCCGGGGCCGAGGCGAGGGCGAGCATCCCGCGGCTGCCCGTGCGGGTCACGGAGGAGGGTGGCCCTGAGGAGCCCGCAAGTAGCATGCAAGGCTGCCTCAGCCGTGCTAGTGAAGACGCTGCGTTTCGTCCAGAACGTGCCCTgcttccaggagctgcccctggaggagcagcttctgctggtCCGGAGCTGCTGGGCGCCCCTGCTAGTGCTGGGGCTGGCGCAGGACCGGGTGCATTTCGAGACAGTGGAGAGCGCGGAGcccagcatgctgcagagaATCCTCACCACTCGGCGGCAGGGCGAGCAGCCCCAGCCACGCGGACCGGCGGCGGGCCGCCTGCACGACGGCCCCGGAGGCGACAGCGGCTCGCACCTGCCCTCGGCCGCCGAGATTCAGGCTATCAAGGGCTTCCTGGCCAAGTGCTGGAGTCTGGATATCAGCACCAAAGAGTACGCTTACCTCAAGGGGACGGTGCTCTTCAACCCAG ATCTACCTGGGCTGCAGTGTACACAGTACATTGAAGGATTGCAGAGGGAAGCTCAACAAGCTCTAAATGAACATGTCAGACTCATTCACAGAGATGATGAAGCCAGATTTGCCAAGCTGAATGTTGTTCTGTCCTTGTTAAGATCTATTAATGCTAATGTGATTGCTGAACTATT